One segment of Brassica napus cultivar Da-Ae chromosome C3, Da-Ae, whole genome shotgun sequence DNA contains the following:
- the LOC111204228 gene encoding NAC domain-containing protein 78 isoform X2 codes for MGRASATSLAPGFRFHPTDEELVRYYLKRKVCNKPFKLDAISVTDVYKSEPWDLPDKSKLKSRDLEWYFFSMLDKKYNNGSKTNRATEKGYWKTTGKDREIRNGSRAVGMKKTLVYHKGRAPRGERTNWVMHEYRLTDEELKRTGAPQDAYVLCRIFQKSGTGPKNGEQYGAPYLEEEWEEDKMTFVPEQEALSEGLGVDDDVYLDIDEFDEKPENLVVYDAIPVEPNYYHGESSNNVESGNYSDSGNYIQQIDSGGCFEQPIETFEEDQKPIIRDGSIQPCSLFPSDQDGCDVQDENAVNLETSNNNVFAAGNCYSDIPIDDTNYMPDESFIGISNNLPLSDGLYLEGNDLGSALPDDFDFEDYLDFFGDEDGQNLTLDVSQLLGSEDALPNQERIDQMPSSEDLEKEDVAEGKETVEKKESGEGSSSKQDADVTDYDSASKYPFLKKASQMCGATSSFASQFQTKDRLHAGQSSGSVHVTAGIIRISNMTLAADMGWSYDKNNNLNVVLSFGLVQRDDGMSSSVNKTGGVPATRAMLIFICLWVLLLSVSFKIGTMVSAR; via the exons ATGGGTCGCGCCTCAGCCACGTCGCTCGCTCCCGGGTTTCGTTTCCACCCGACGGACGAGGAGCTCGTTCGCTACTACCTGAAGCGCAAGGTCTGCAACAAGCCCTTCAAGCTCGACGCCATCTCCGTCACCGATGTGTACAAATCCGAGCCTTGGGATCTACCAG ACAAGTCGAAGCTGAAAAGCAGAGACTTGGAGTGGTACTTCTTTAGTATGCTGGATAAGAAGTACAATAATGGATCGAAAACGAATCGTGCGACGGAGAAAGGATACTGGAAGACGACGGGGAAGGACCGGGAGATTCGTAATGGCTCGAGAGCCGTGGGGATGAAGAAGACGCTTGTTTATCACAAGGGGAGAGCTCCTCGTGGTGAGAGGACTAATTGGGTTATGCATGAGTATCGTCTTACTGATGAGGAGTTGAAGAGAACTGGTGCCCCACAA GATGCGTATGTGCTGTGTAGGATATTCCAGAAGAGTGGCACGGGGCCGAAGAATGGGGAGCAGTACGGTGCTCCTTATCTTGAGGAGGAGTGGGAAGAGGATAAAATGACTTTTGTGCCAGAACAAGAGGCTCTTAGTGAAGGGTTGGgtgttgatgatgatgtttaTCTCGACATTGACGAGTTTGACGAG AAGCCTGAGAATCTTGTGGTCTATGATGCCATTCCTGTTGAGCCTAATTATTACCATGGAGAATCAAGCAATAACGTTGAGTCTGGAAACTACTCAGACTCTGGAAATTACATTCAACAAATTGACTCTGGTGGTTGCTTTGAACAGCCAATTGAAACGTTTGAGGAGGATCAGAAGCCTATCATTCGGGACGGTAGCATTCAGCCTTGCTCTCTGTTTCCCAGTGATCAAGACGGTTGCGATGTGCAAGATGAGAACGCGGTGAATCTGGAAACTTCCAACAATAATGTGTTTGCGGCTGGTAATTGCTACAGCGACATTCCTATTGATGATACCAACTATATGCCTGACGAGTCATTCATCGGTATTAGCAACAATCTTCCACTCAGTGATGGTCTGTACCTGGAAGGAAATGATCTCGGCAGTGCTCTACCAGATGATTTTGACTTTGAAGATTATCTTGACTTTTTTGGCGATGAAGACGGTCAGAATTTGACTCTGGATGTTTCTCAATTGTTGGGATCTGAAGATGCTCTTCCTAACCAAGAACGCATTGACCAGATG CCTTCCTCTGAAGACTTGGAGAAGGAGGATGTCGCAGAAGGCAAAGAGACGGTGGAGAAAAAGGAAAGTGGCGAAGGATCTTCCTCAAAGCAAGATGCAGATGTCACAGACTACGATTCAG CTTCAAAGTACCCTTTCCTCAAGAAGGCGAGCCAGATGTGTGGAGCGACATCTTCATTTGCTTCCCAGTTCCAAACAAAGGACCGGCTACACGCAGGGCAATCTTCAGGTTCGGTTCACGTTACTGCAGGTATAATCAGAATCTCAAACATGACTCTAGCAGCGGATATGGGCTGGTCATATGACAAGAACAATAACCTCAACGTAGTCCTTTCTTTCGGCTTGGTCCAACGGGATGATGGTATGAGTTCCTCTGTAAACAAGACGGGAGGAGTTCCAGCGACAAGAGCTATGTTGATCTTCATCTGCTTATGGGTTCTCCTGCTCTCCGTTAGCTTCAAGATAGGAACCATGGTCTCTGCTCGGTGA
- the LOC106441335 gene encoding acyl-CoA-binding domain-containing protein 6, giving the protein MEEIRKEIDVGDWHSNLPHDEWTQLTVPGSRASARYKHAAVVVDEKLCIVGGSRNGRYLSDVQVFDLRSLTWDSLKLKTEDGDGSLGEAFPAISDHRMIKWGHKLLLIGGYSKNQSDNMSVRFIDLETHLCGVVEASGNVPVSRGGHSITLVGSRVFVFGGEDKKRRLLNDLHVLDLETMTWDVVETSQTRPVPRFDHTAATHSDRYLLIFGGCSHSIFFNDLYILDLQTMEWSQPHVQGDDVTPRAGHAGITIDENWYIVGGGDNSTGCLETLVLNMSKLVWSTSTHVGARHPLASEGLSVCSASVFGENILVAFGGYNGKYNNDIFVMRLKPGESSSHPKIFKSPAAAAAAASVTAAYAIAKSDSSDFPPPPANPTLNGTGNSFPERDIRNTIDSIKEEKRTLESSVAETQVENSKLREKIDEVNSTHAELSQELQSVQGQLISERSRCFKLEAQIAELQKALESGQSIEAEVEMLRKQKLASDEREDGTVKKQGWGWGTR; this is encoded by the exons ATGGAAGAGATCAGGAAAGAGATAGACGTCGGTGATTGGCATTCGAATCTCCCCCACGATGAGTGGACGCAGCTCACTGTTCCTGGCTCACGAGCATCAGCTCGGTACAAG CATGCGGCGGTGGTTGTTGATGAGAAGCTCTGCATTGTCGGTGGAAGCCGTAACGGCCGTTACTTATCTGATGTCCAG GTGTTTGATCTTAGAAGTTTGACTTGGGATAGTCTGAAACTTAAAACTGAAGACGGTGATGGTAGCTTAGGGGAGGCTTTTCCTGCTATTTCAGATCACCGTATG ATTAAGTGGGGACACAAGCTTCTTCTGATCGGTGGGTACTCCAAGAATCAATCAGATAACATGTCAG TGCGGTTTATTGATTTGGAAACACATCTGTGTGGAGTCGTTGAGGCCTCGGGGAATGTTCCG gTATCACGTGGTGGACATTCCATTACGCTGGTAGGTTCccgagtttttgtttttggtggGGAAGATAAGAAAAGGAGGCTGCTGAATGATCTGCATGTTCTTGATCTCGAGACAATGACTTGGGATGTGGTTGAGACATC GCAGACACGCCCAGTTCCCAGATTTGATCACACAGCTGCTACACACTCCGATCGTTACCTCTTGATTTTTGGTGGTTGTTCTCATTCTATCTTCTTCAATGATCTTTATATCCTCGACTTGCAAACC ATGGAGTGGTCACAGCCTCATGTTCAGGGAGATGATGTAACTCCTCGGGCAGGACACGCAGGAATAACCATTGACGAAAACTGGTATATTGTTGGGGGCGGTGATAACAGTACCG GTTGTTTAGAGACCCTTGTTCTAAATATGTCGAAGCTGGTTTGGTCTACATCAACACATGTAGGAGCAAGGCATCCACTTGCTAGTGAG GGCCTTAGTGTGTGCTCAGCATCAGTATTTGGAGAGAACATCTTAGTAGCTTTTGGCGGCTATAACGGAAAGTATAACAATGAT ATATTCGTCATGAGACTAAAGCCAGGAGAATCATCCTCGCATCCCAAAATCTTCAAGTCACCAGCAGCCGCTGCAGCTGCGGCCTCTGTCACTGCTGCTTATGCCATAGCCAAGTCAGATAGCTCAGATTTTCCTCCACCACCTGCAAACCCAACTCTCAACGGAACAGGAAACAGCTTCCCTGAGAGAGATATCAGAAACACAATCGATTccattaaagaagaaaaaagaactcTGGAGTCATCTGTTGCAGAAACCCAAGTAGAAAACTCGAAGCTCAGGGAAAAGATAGATGAAGTTAATAGCACCCACGCTGAACTATCTCAA GAACTCCAATCTGTACAAGGTCAACTTATCTCAGAGCGGTCAAGATGCTTTAAACTCGAG GCACAAATAGCAGAACTGCAGAAAGCATTGGAGTCAGGACAATCCATTGAAGCTGAAGTTGAGATGCTTAGAAAACAGAAGTTAGCATCGGATGAAAGAGAAGACGGGACCGTGAAAAAGCAAGGCTGGGGCTGGGGTACTAGGTAG
- the LOC111203730 gene encoding zinc finger protein ZAT5-like, which translates to MEAFEEAIAASKEQALILKRKRTKRQRPQSPIPFSVSPPIVEEEVSNVLDSKENDVANRKKDGVVTSSSSSASWSSNNNPTLKGEEDEEDQDVANCLILLSQGHSFPQHNQQLKIPHQEINNNNTYRFSSRRFLETSSSNGGGKSGYYVYQCKTCDRTFPSFQALGGHRASHKKPRATSFYSNLDLKKSIYENDAASLVTTTNIYNNNKNNNNRSLVAYGKANNNKVHECGICGAEFTSGQALGGHMRRHRGAVVVAAAPAPIVTVAAAAANTELSLSSMSYDQISDGQDHLVMPEAKKAKKMVVSLDLDLNLPAPEDENRVNGLSLALKQKHEQEQEHQETKQREEPVSLVLSAPTLVDCYY; encoded by the coding sequence ATGGAAGCATTTGAAGAGGCGATAGCGGCCTCAAAAGAGCAAGCATTGATCCTTAAAAGGAAGCGTACAAAGCGACAACGTCCACAGTCTCCCATTCCTTTCTCTGTATCCCCTCCTATAGTTGAAGAAGAAGTATCCAACGTTCTTGATTCCAAGGAAAATGATGTAGCAAACCGCAAAAAGGATGGTGTGGTCacgtcttcatcttcatcagcATCTTGGTCCTCTAACAACAACCCAACATTGAAGGGCGAAGAAGACGAGGAAGATCAAGACGTAGCCAATTGTTTGATACTCCTTTCCCAGGGACACTCTTTCCCCCAACACAACCAACAGCTCAAGATACCTCACCAagaaataaacaacaataacacGTATAGATTTAGCAGCAGGAGGTTTCTAGAGACTTCTTCATCAAACGGTGGTGGCAAATCAGGTTACTACGTTTATCAGTGCAAAACATGTGACCGGACCTTCCCTTCTTTTCAGGCTCTAGGCGGCCATAGAGCTAGCCACAAGAAACCTAGAGCCACCTCCTTTTACTCCAACCTTGACCTAAAGAAGAGTATCTACGAAAACGACGCCGCTTCACTCGTTACAACCACAAATATTTacaataacaacaaaaacaacaacaatagaTCGCTTGTTGCTTACGGAAAGGCAAATAACAATAAAGTTCATGAATGTGGAATTTGTGGAGCCGAGTTTACGTCTGGACAAGCCTTAGGTGGTCACATGAGACGGCATAGAGGTGCGGTGGTTGTGGCTGCGGCACCAGCTCCCATCGTGACGGTGGCAGCGGCTGCGGCCAACACGGAGTTATCATTGTCTTCCATGTCGTATGATCAAATATCCGACGGTCAAGATCATCTGGTGATGCCAGAGGCAAAGAAAGCTAAGAAGATGGTCGTGTCATTGGATTTGGATCTGAATCTACCCGCACCGGAAGATGAGAATAGGGTCAATGGGTTGAGCTTGGCTTTGAAGCAAAAACAcgaacaagaacaagaacatcAAGAGACGAAACAAAGAGAAGAACCAGTGTCTCTTGTCTTGTCTGCTCCTACTTTGGTGGATTGCTATTactga
- the LOC111203729 gene encoding salicylate/benzoate carboxyl methyltransferase-like, protein MDSRFIHSIHSSRYDYKTENESSSGDEERSSKYSFVSALCMSGGEGDNSYSTNSLLQRRALAKAKPVLVKNIKELMMGLSFPKYIKVADLGCSSGQNTFLAMSEIINTINVLCQKWNQNPPEIDCCLNDLPNNDFNTTFKFIHSFKEKNLTCKAPYFVSGVPGSFYSRLFPRTSLHLVHSSYGLHWLSKVPEGLEKNKMSVYITASSPLSAYKAYLKQFQRDFTTFLKLRSEEMVSNGRMVLTFIGRNNMDNPLHRDCCHFWTLLSKSLHDLVVEGLVSASKVDSFYMPFYDPSKEEVKEIVGIEGSFEIKDLEAHEYDLGHCNQDGSKRSKSGKNEANYIRAVSEPLLVAHFGNAIISRLFNKFAHHVSQHAGCRNKTTVSLVVSLTRK, encoded by the exons ATGGATTCAAGATTCATCCACAGCATTCATTCCTCAAG ATATGATTATAAGACTGAGAACGAGTCGAGTAGCGGCGATGAAGAGAGAAGTAGCAAATACTCTTTTGTGAGTGCTCTATGTATGAGCGGAGGAGAGGGAGACAACAGCTACTCCACCAATTCTCTTCTTCAG agGAGAGCGTTAGCAAAGGCTAAGCCGGTTTTAGTTAAGAACATAAAGGAACTGATGATGGGCTTGAGCTTTCCTAAATACATAAAAGTAGCTGACTTGGGCTGCTCTTCGGGACAAAACACGTTCTTGGCAATGTCTGAAATCATCAATACAATCAATGTGTTATGTCAAAAATGGAACCAAAACCCACCAGAGATAGATTGTTGTCTAAACGATCTCCCTAATAACGATTTCAACACAACGTTCAAATTCATACATTCATTCAAAGAGAAGAACCTCACGTGCAAAGCACCATACTTCGTTTCTGGAGTACCCGGCTCCTTCTACTCGAGGCTCTTCCCTCGTACGAGTCTCCATTTAGTACATTCCTCTTATGGCCTCCATTGGCTCTCTAAG GTTCCTGAAGGACTTGAGAAGAACAAAATGAGTGTATACATCACAGCTTCAAGTCCCCTAAGTGCATACAAGGCTTACTTAAAACAATTCCAAAGAGATTTCACAACATTTCTGAAACTGCGTTCGGAAGAGATGGTTTCTAATGGACGTATGGTTCTAACTTTCATCGGTAGAAACAATATGGATAATCCATTGCATAGAGATTGTTGTCACTTTTGGACATTATTATCCAAATCTCTACATGACCTAGTCGTCGAG GGTCTTGTGAGTGCTTCGAAGGTAGATTCGTTCTACATGCCTTTTTATGATCCTAGCAAAGAAGAAGTTAAAGAAATAGTAGGGATAGAAGGTTcatttgaaatcaaagatttaGAGGCGCATGAATATGATCTTGGCCATTGTAACCAAGACGGGTCAAAGAGAAGTAAATCAGGAAAAAATGAAGCCAATTACATAAGAGCGGTGAGTGAACCATTGCTCGTGGCTCACTTTGGAAATGCCATTATCAGCAGATTGTTTAACAAGTTCGCACATCATGTGTCTCAACATGCTGGTTGCAGAAACAAAACGACCGTTAGTCTAGTCGTTTCATTGACTCgcaaataa
- the LOC111204228 gene encoding NAC domain-containing protein 78 isoform X1 has translation MGRASATSLAPGFRFHPTDEELVRYYLKRKVCNKPFKLDAISVTDVYKSEPWDLPDKSKLKSRDLEWYFFSMLDKKYNNGSKTNRATEKGYWKTTGKDREIRNGSRAVGMKKTLVYHKGRAPRGERTNWVMHEYRLTDEELKRTGAPQDAYVLCRIFQKSGTGPKNGEQYGAPYLEEEWEEDKMTFVPEQEALSEGLGVDDDVYLDIDEFDEKPENLVVYDAIPVEPNYYHGESSNNVESGNYSDSGNYIQQIDSGGCFEQPIETFEEDQKPIIRDGSIQPCSLFPSDQDGCDVQDENAVNLETSNNNVFAAGNCYSDIPIDDTNYMPDESFIGISNNLPLSDGLYLEGNDLGSALPDDFDFEDYLDFFGDEDGQNLTLDVSQLLGSEDALPNQERIDQMQPSSEDLEKEDVAEGKETVEKKESGEGSSSKQDADVTDYDSASKYPFLKKASQMCGATSSFASQFQTKDRLHAGQSSGSVHVTAGIIRISNMTLAADMGWSYDKNNNLNVVLSFGLVQRDDGMSSSVNKTGGVPATRAMLIFICLWVLLLSVSFKIGTMVSAR, from the exons ATGGGTCGCGCCTCAGCCACGTCGCTCGCTCCCGGGTTTCGTTTCCACCCGACGGACGAGGAGCTCGTTCGCTACTACCTGAAGCGCAAGGTCTGCAACAAGCCCTTCAAGCTCGACGCCATCTCCGTCACCGATGTGTACAAATCCGAGCCTTGGGATCTACCAG ACAAGTCGAAGCTGAAAAGCAGAGACTTGGAGTGGTACTTCTTTAGTATGCTGGATAAGAAGTACAATAATGGATCGAAAACGAATCGTGCGACGGAGAAAGGATACTGGAAGACGACGGGGAAGGACCGGGAGATTCGTAATGGCTCGAGAGCCGTGGGGATGAAGAAGACGCTTGTTTATCACAAGGGGAGAGCTCCTCGTGGTGAGAGGACTAATTGGGTTATGCATGAGTATCGTCTTACTGATGAGGAGTTGAAGAGAACTGGTGCCCCACAA GATGCGTATGTGCTGTGTAGGATATTCCAGAAGAGTGGCACGGGGCCGAAGAATGGGGAGCAGTACGGTGCTCCTTATCTTGAGGAGGAGTGGGAAGAGGATAAAATGACTTTTGTGCCAGAACAAGAGGCTCTTAGTGAAGGGTTGGgtgttgatgatgatgtttaTCTCGACATTGACGAGTTTGACGAG AAGCCTGAGAATCTTGTGGTCTATGATGCCATTCCTGTTGAGCCTAATTATTACCATGGAGAATCAAGCAATAACGTTGAGTCTGGAAACTACTCAGACTCTGGAAATTACATTCAACAAATTGACTCTGGTGGTTGCTTTGAACAGCCAATTGAAACGTTTGAGGAGGATCAGAAGCCTATCATTCGGGACGGTAGCATTCAGCCTTGCTCTCTGTTTCCCAGTGATCAAGACGGTTGCGATGTGCAAGATGAGAACGCGGTGAATCTGGAAACTTCCAACAATAATGTGTTTGCGGCTGGTAATTGCTACAGCGACATTCCTATTGATGATACCAACTATATGCCTGACGAGTCATTCATCGGTATTAGCAACAATCTTCCACTCAGTGATGGTCTGTACCTGGAAGGAAATGATCTCGGCAGTGCTCTACCAGATGATTTTGACTTTGAAGATTATCTTGACTTTTTTGGCGATGAAGACGGTCAGAATTTGACTCTGGATGTTTCTCAATTGTTGGGATCTGAAGATGCTCTTCCTAACCAAGAACGCATTGACCAGATG CAGCCTTCCTCTGAAGACTTGGAGAAGGAGGATGTCGCAGAAGGCAAAGAGACGGTGGAGAAAAAGGAAAGTGGCGAAGGATCTTCCTCAAAGCAAGATGCAGATGTCACAGACTACGATTCAG CTTCAAAGTACCCTTTCCTCAAGAAGGCGAGCCAGATGTGTGGAGCGACATCTTCATTTGCTTCCCAGTTCCAAACAAAGGACCGGCTACACGCAGGGCAATCTTCAGGTTCGGTTCACGTTACTGCAGGTATAATCAGAATCTCAAACATGACTCTAGCAGCGGATATGGGCTGGTCATATGACAAGAACAATAACCTCAACGTAGTCCTTTCTTTCGGCTTGGTCCAACGGGATGATGGTATGAGTTCCTCTGTAAACAAGACGGGAGGAGTTCCAGCGACAAGAGCTATGTTGATCTTCATCTGCTTATGGGTTCTCCTGCTCTCCGTTAGCTTCAAGATAGGAACCATGGTCTCTGCTCGGTGA